In the Streptomyces sp. NBC_00193 genome, TCGGCCTCACCGAGCAGCCGGGCGGCCAGCGAACGCACCTCGGGGTCGTCACCGGTGGCCCAGGAAGCCTCCGGGCAGTCGGCCAGCACCGAACAGGCGTCGAAACCGCGCGTGATGGAGTCGCCCACGGCGGCGACCGACGCCGGTGCGATGTTCCACCGCGGGGCCGCCTGCGCACCGCGTTCGCCCCCGGCCTGCGCCCCGTCCGCCGAACACCCGGTCAGCGCACCCGCCGCCAGGAGCACCAGGGCGGCCGCCACGCCCGCGCCCGCGCCCGCAGAGGTCCGACGCGCGCGGCGGCGTGGGGCGGTGGTGCGCATGCGAAAGGTCCCTCCTCGTCGTCCCCGCATCATTCGGGGGCGTCCTGCTGAGTGAATGCTCTGTGTTTACGGGCCTCGGAGCGACCGTACGTCACACCATGACCCCCGGCGCACGGTAGCTTTTTCCCGTGGCGTTTCGGCCGCAAGTCCCGCAACGCAATGTCAAGTAATTTCCGTTACATTACATCACGTCACATACTGTCCGTTTTCTGGAGTTTATTCCCGACCTCGTCCCACACTGGAGGTCCCGGTGACGACACGTGGAGTCCTGTACGTGCACTCCGCACCGCGCGCGCTCTGCCCGCACGTGGAATGGGCTGTTGCGGGGGTGCTCGGGGTGCGGGTGAACCTCGACTGGATCCGTCAGCCCGCCTCCCCGGGCACCTGGAGAGCCGAGTTCTCCTGGCAGGCCGAGGCGGGCACCGCATCGAAACTCGCCTCCGCCCTGCGCGGCTGGCACCTGCTCCGCTTCGAAGTGACCGCGGAACCCTGTCCGACCGCCGAGGGCGAGCGCTACAGCTCCACCCCGCACCTGGGCATCTTCCACGCCGTCACCGGCATGCACGGCGACATCCTGATCCCCGAGGACCGGCTGCGCGCCGCCCTCGCCCGGTCCGCTCACGGCGAGACGGACCTGGAGGCGGAGATCGCCAAACTCCTCGGCAAACCCTGGGACGACGAGCTCGAACCCTTCCGCTACGCGGGCGAGGGCGCCCCGGTGCGCTGGCTCCACCAGGTGGTCTGAGCCCCGGACATGCCGAAGGCCCGCCCGGGACACCCGGGCGGGCCTTCTACGTGTCAGCGGCAGACTCAGACGGTCCTGAAAGCCAGCGAGACGTTGTGGCCGCCGAAGCCGAAGGAGTTGTTGATCGCGGAGATCGGGCCCTCCGCCGGGAGCTTGCGGGGCTCGTCGCGCACGATGTCCGCGTCGATGTCGTCGTCGATGTCGTCGAGGTTGATCGTCGGCGGCGCGAGCCGGTGGTACAGCGCCAGCACCGTCGCGACGGTCTCGATGCCGCCCGCGCCACCCAGGAGGTGACCGGTCATCGACTTCGTGGCCGAGATCGCGATGTGGTCGAGGTCGTCGCCCAGCACCTTGCGCAGGGCCTTCAGCTCGGCCGTGTCACCCTGCGGGGTGGACGTGGCGTGCGCGTTCACGTGGACCAGCTCGGCCGGGTCCAGACCCGTGTTGTCGAGCAGGTTCTGCAGGGCGGCCGAGACACCGCGGCCGGTGGGCTCCGGCTGCGCGATGTGGTGACTGTCCGCGGACAGGCCCTGGCCCAGCACCTCGCAGTAGACCCGGGCGCCGCGCGCGGCGGCGTGCTCGGCGGACTCCAGGACCACGACGCCCGCACCCTCGCCGAGGACGAAGCCGTCGCGGGCCTTGTCGTACGGACGGGAGGCCGTGGTCGGGTTCTCGTTGTTCTTGGACATCGCCATCATGTTGGCGAAGGCCGCGATCGGCAGCGGGTGGATCGCCGCTTCGGTACCGCCGGCGACGACCACGTCGGCACGGCCGGTACGGATCATCTCGACGGCGTAGCCGATGGCCTCGGCGCCGGAGGCGCAGGCGCTGACCGGAGTGTGCACACCCGCGCGGGCGTTGACCTCCAGGCCGACGTTGGCCGACGGGCCGTTGGGCATGAGCATGGGGACGGTGTGCGGGGAGACCCGGCGCACACCCTTTTCCTTCAGTACGTCGTACTGGTCGAGCAGGGTGGTCACGCCGCCGATGCCGGAGGCGATGACGGTGCCCAGGCGCTCGGGCGCGATGGACGCGTCCTCGCCCGCCGGGGCGGTGTAACCGGCGTCGGCCCACGCCTCGCGGGCCGCGATGATCGCGAACTGGGCCGAGCGGTCCAGCTTGCGGGCCAGCGGCCGGGGGAGGACCTCGCTCGGGTCCACGGCGGCGGTGGCGGCGATGCGGACCGGGAGTTCGGCGAAGCGCTCACCCTCGAGGGGCTTTACGCCGGAACGGCCGGCAAGCAGACCTTCCCAGGTCGAAGCGCTGTCGCCACCCAGCGGAGTGGTTGCGCCGATACCGGTGACGACCACGGTGCGATTGGTCGGGCTCACAGGAATTCTTTCTCCACGTTTCAGGGGGTGAATTGTCACGGCGCCACCGCCAGGTGGCGACAAACGCTCGTCAGGCTCAGGCCTGGTGCTTGAGGATGTAGCTCGCGGCGTCGCCGACGGTCTTCAGACCCTTGACGTCCTCGTCCGGGATCTTCACCTCGAAGCGCTCTTCGGCGGCGACGACGACCTCGACCATGGACAGCGAGTCGACGTCCAGGTCGTCGGTGAAGGACTTCTCGAGCTGGACGTCCTCGGTCGGGATGCCGGCGATCTCGTTGACGATCTCCGCGAGACCTTCGACGATTTCTTCCTGGGTGAAGGCCATGATGGCGCTCCTTCTATAGCTAGCTGGGGGTCAAACGGAACACGGGATGTGGATCCCGGGCCCTAGGGGAGGGTAACGACCGTGGCGGCGTAGACGAGCCCCGCCCCGAAGCCGATGACGAGCGCGGTGTCGCCGCTCTTCGCCGCACCGGTCGCCAGGAGCCGCTCCATTGCGAGCGGAATCGAGGCGGCCGAGGTGTTGCCGGTGGTTTCGATGTCACGGGCGACCGTGACGTGCTCCGGCAGCTTCAGAGTCTTCACCATCGAGTCGATGATCCGCATGTTCGCCTGGTGCGGAATGAAGACGTCCAGGTCATCGGCGGTGATCCCGGCTGCGTCGAGCGCCTGCTGGGCCACCTTGGCCATCTCGAAGACGGCCCAGCGGAAGACCGCCTGGCCCTCCTGCGTGATGGCGGGAAACTTTTCGCCGCCGTCCTTGCCGAGGTACTCGTCCCACGGCACGGTCTGCTTGATGGTCTCCGACTTGTCGCCCTCCGAACCCCACACCGTGGGGCCGATGGCCGGCTCGTCCGAGGGTCCGACGACCACGGCGCCCGCGCCGTCACCGAAGAGGAAGGCCGTCGCGCGGTCCTCCAGGTCGGTCAGGTCCGAGAGCCGCTCCACGCCGATGACGAGGACGTACTCCGCGGAACCCTCCACCACGAGGCCCTTGGCCAGGGTCAGCCCGTAGCCGAACCCGGCGCAGCCGGCGGAGATGTCGAAGGCGGCGGGCTTGCCCGCGCCGATGCGGTGCGCGATCTCGGTCGCCACGGCCGGGGTCTGCTTGAAGTGCGACACCGTCGAGACGATCACGGCGCCGATCTTCTCCGGAGCGATCCCGGCGGCGGCCAGGGCCTTGCCCGAGGCCTCCACCGACATCACGGCGACGGTCTCCTGCGGGGAGGCCCAGTGCCGCGTCGCGATACCGGAACGGGAGCGGATCCACTCGTCGGAGGAGTCGATGGTTTCGAGGATGACCTCGTTCGGCACCACACGGATCGGACGGTAGCCGCCGACACCGAGGATGCGGGCGTACGGGGAGCCCTTGGCAGGCTTGATCTTCGACATGCTGAGTGGGCTCCTTCTCTCAGACCGCGTGCTCGGAGACGAGCGCCGCGGCCTTGTCGAGATCGTCCGGGGTCTTCAGCGCCACGCTCGGTACGCCCTTCAGCGCGCGCTTGGCCAGACCCGTCAGGGTGCCACCGGGGGACAGTTCGACGATCCCGGTGACGCCCAGAGCGGCGAACGTCTCCATGCACAGGTCCCAGCGGACCGGGTTGGCCACCTGGCCCACCAGCCGGGCGACGACATCGGCGCCCGTGGTCACGACCTGACCATCCTTGTTCGATACGTACGTCAGCTCCGGGTCGGCCGGGGAGAGGGCCGCAGCGGCCTGCTCCAGACCGGCGACCGCCGGAGCCATGTGGTGCGTGTGGAAGGCGCCCGCGACCTTGAGGGCGACGACCTTCAGGGAACCCTCGGGCTTCTCGGCCTCCAGGGCCGCGATCTGCTCCATGGTCCCCGCGGCCACGATCTGGCCCGCGCCGTTGACGTTGGCCGGGGTCAGACCCAGCTTCTCCAGGTGCGCGACGACGACGTCCGGGTCCCCGCCGAGGACGGCGGCCATGCCCGTCGCGGTGATCGCCGCGGCGTCCGCCATGGCGAGCCCGCGGGTGCGTACGAACGACAGCGCGTCCTTGTCGGACAGCACCCCGGCGTACGCGGCGGCGGTGATCTCGCCGACGCTGTGGCCCGCCACGGCGCCGAAGGAGCCCGGGCCGACCTTGGAGGTCAGCTCGGCCGCGGCCAGCAGGCCGGCGGCCACCAGCAGGGGCTGTGCAACGGCCGTGTCGCGGATCTCGTCCGCGTCGGCCTTCGTGCCGTAGTGGGCAAGGTCGAGCCCGAGGGCGTCCGACCAGCCGGCGACGCGGTCGGCGGCGCCGGGCAGTTCGAGCCAGGGAGTCAGGAAGCCGGGCGTCTGTGCGCCTTGGCCGGGAGCGACGAGTACGAGCACCCTCACACTCTCTCTTGTGTTCGGTCCGCGCCGCCCGTGGGGACAGGGACGAAGAACCATCGGGGTAATTGTTGATGTCCGACAAAAGCTTAGGACTGAGGATCGCCGTCGGCCAGACGCCCGAGGATCAGGGCGATCCGCAGCGTGAACGCGGAGCGGACATCCGAGGGCGACCATCCGGTGACGTCTGTCACACGTCGGAGCCGGTAGCGCACGGTGTTGGGGTGCACGAACAGCATCCGGGCGGCACCTTCGAGGCTGCTCGCCTGCTCCAGGTAGACACTCAGCGTTTCCAGCAGCGCCGAGCCGGCCTCTTCGAGCGGTCTGTAGATCTCCTCCACCAACTGCTCGCGAGCCGAAGGGTCGGAGGCGATCGCGCGTTCGGGCAGGAGATCGTCCGCGAGCACCGGCCTCGGCGCGTCCTGCCAGGCCGTGCAGGCCTTGAGTCCGGCCGCGGCGGCCTGCGCCGACTTCGTGGCGTTCAGCAGGTCCGGGACCACCGGTCCGGCGACCACCGCACCCGCCGCGAACGGCCCGATCAGCGACTTCGCCACCTGCATCGGATTGTCGCTGCCACCCGCGATGACCACGAGCCGGTCGCCCAGCACACCCGTGAGGACCTGCAGCTTGTGGTGGCGGGCGGCCCGCCGGATCGCCTCGACCGTCAGCTCGCTGTCGCCCTCCGGAGCCGTGCCCAGCACCACGCACACGTGCTCGGGGGAGTTCCAGCCGAGGGCCGCGGCCCGGGACAGTGCGCCCTCGTCGGCCTCCCCGGACAGCACCGCGTTGACCACGAGGGACTCCAGCCGGGCGTCCCACGCACCGCGCGCCTCGGCGGCCTGGGCGTACACCTGGGCGGTCGCGAAGGCGATCTCCCGGGCGTACACGAGCAGGGCCTCGCGCAGGATCGACTCGTCGCCGGGTGCCGCGACCTCGTCGATCGCGGTCTCCATGACCTCGATCGTGGTGCGCACCATCTCGACGGTCTGGCGCAGCGTGATCGCCCGGGTCAGCTCGCGCGGAGCCGTCCCGAAGACGTCGGTGGAGATCGCCTGGGGGGTCTCCGGATGCCGGAACCACTCGGTGAACGCGGCGATGCCGGCCTGGGCGACCAGGCCGATCCAGGACCGGTTCTCCGGCGGCATCGCCCGGTACCACGACAGCGTCTCGTCCATGCGCGCGATGGCGTTGGCGGCGAGCCGTCCGGAGGACTTCTCCAGCCGGCGCAGCGTCGCGGAGTGTGGATGGGGCGGAGCCGGATGCGCGGGGTGGACCGCGGGTGAATGCTCACGTTCGGGTTGGGGCACGTGACAAGACTGCCTTATCGGGACGGCTGCGCGGAGTCCGGTCCCGTCCCGGGCCGCGCCCCGGGGGCTACGGTGGCCCCCATGATTGATGTACGCCGAGGCGCCGACCGGTACGAGGGAGCGGACGCCGACGTTGCGGCGGGCGGCCCGGCCACGGGGATCACCACCCGGCACGCCTTCTCCTTCGGCCCGCACTACGACCCCGACAACCTGCGGTTCGGCCCGGTCATGGCGTGCAACGAGGAGAGCCTCGCCCCGGGTGCGGGCTTCGACGAGCACCCCCACAGCCACACCGAGATCGTCACCTGGGTGGCCGAGGGCGAGCTCACCCACCGCGACGCCACGGGCGCGGCCACCCTGGTGCGGCCCGGGGACCTGCAGCACCTCGCCGCGGCGTCCGGGACCCGGCACGTGGAACGCAACGACGGCCCCGCGCCGCTGCGCTTCGTCCAGATGTGGCTGGCCCCGGCCGATCCGGCCGGGGAGCCCTCGTACACGCTGGTCCGGGGGATCGCCGACGGCACGCCCTACGCCGTGCCCGCGGCCGGGGCCGTCCTGCACGTCCGGCGTCCGGGCGCGGGCGAGCGGGTCGCCGTACCGGCCGCCGGGCGGGTCTACCTGCACGTCGTACGGGGAGACCTGCGGCTGGACGGCGCGGAGCTCGGGCCCGGGGACTCGGCGCGGATCAGCGGCGAGCCGGAGCTGGAGCTGATCGCCGGATCGCCGGCCGAGGTGCTGATCTGGGAGTTCTCGTAGGACTCAGCGGGTCCTGAGCTCGGCGAGCACCGCGTCGGTGAACGGCGGCCAGGCCTCGACCGCCCACGGCCCGAAGGGGCGGTCCGTCAGCGCCACGCAGGCGGCGCGGGCGTCCGGGTCCACCCACAGGAAGGTCCCGGCCTGCCCGAAGTGCCCGAAGGTGCGCGGCGAGGAACCGGCGCCCGTCCAGTGCGGGGCCTTCCCGTCGCGGATCTCCAGGCCCAGACCCCAGTCGTTGGGCGTCTGGTGGCCGTAGCCGGGCAGCACGCCCTTGAGCCCGGGGTGGACCACCGAGGTGGCCTCCGCGACGGTGCGCACGTCCAGCAGCCGGGGCTGCTGCAGCTCGGCGGCGAAGCGCAGGAGGTCGGAGACGGTGGAGACGCCGTCCTTGGCCGGGGAGCCCTCCAGGCTGCTCGACTCCATGCCCAGCGGCTCGAAGACGGCCTCGGCCAGGTACGCGGCGAAGGGGATCCCGGTGGCCTTCGCGATGTGGTCGCCGAGCTCCTCGAAACCGGCGTTCGAGTACAGCCGGCGCTGCCCGGGAGGGGCCGTCACCCGGTGCTCGTCGAAGGCCAGGCCGCTGGTGTGGGCGAGCAGGTGGCGCACGGTGGAGCCCTCGGGCCCGGCCGGCTCGTCCAGCTCGATCGCACCCTCCTCGTAGGCGACGAGGGCGGCGTAGGCGGCGAGCGGCTTGGTGACGGAGGCCAGCGGGAAGCGGTGGTCCACCGGGCCGTGGGAGCCGAGCACGGTCCCGTCGGCGTGGACGACGGCCGCGGCGGCGGTCGGAACCGGCCAGTTCTCGATGATGCGCAGACTCTGCAAGCTCTCCATGCGGCCGAGGGTACTTGCTTGGAGTGCACTCCAAGGATTTAGCGTGGAGCCATGAGCCTGACCCAGACCCCCCTGCAGACGCAGACGCGGTACACGATCAGCGAGGTCGAGGCACGGACCGGTCTGACCCAGCACACCTTGCGCTGGTACGAGCGGATCGGCCTCATGCCGCACGTGGACCGTTCGCACTCGGGGCAGCGGCGGTTCACCGACAAGGACCTCGACTGGCTGGGCTTCGTCGGCAAGTTGCGCACCACCGGAATGTCGGTGGCGGACATGGTCCGGTACGCAGAACTCGTCCGTGAGGGCCCGCACACCGCCGACGACCGGCGCGAACTGCTGGAGCGCACGCGCGACGAGGTGCGGACGCGCATCGCGGAACTGACCGACGCGCTCGCCGTGCTGGACTACAAGATCGATACGTATGCGATGTGCACCGCCGTCGCGGGAGCCGTCGCGGGAGAGGCAGACCGGACATGACCGGGAACACGGCAGGGATCGAGCAGGTCGAACTGGGCGGGGGCGGCCCGCTGGTGGGCGTCCAGGGGCTCGGATGCATGGGCATGAGCGAGTTCTACGGGGACACCGACGAGGCGGCCGCCCGGCGGACGCTGGACGCCGCGCTGGAGGCCGGGGTCACCCTCTTCGACACCGCCGACGTCTACGGGCGGGGCGCCAACGAGGAGTTCCTCGCGCCGTTCGTGGCCGCGCACCGCGACCGGATCACCCTCGCCACGAAGTTCGCCATCGAGCGGACGGACGACCCGCTGTACCGGGGGGTCCGCAACGACCGCGCCTACATCCGCGGCGCGGTGGAGGACAGCCTGCGCAGGCTGGGCACCGACGTGATCGACCTCTACTACATGCACCGGCGGGATCCGGCCGTTCCGTTCGCCGAGTCGGTGGGCGCGATGGCGGAGCTGGTGCAGGAGGGCAAGGTGCGCCACCTGGGGCTCAGCGAGGTGACCGGCGCCGAGCTGCGCGAGGCGCACGCGGTGCACCCGATCGCGGCGCTCCAGTCGGAGTGGTCGCTGTTCAGCCGGGACGTGGAGCGCAGCGCGGTGGGCGCGGCGGCGGAGCTGGGCGTGGCCTTCGTGCCGTACTCCCCGCTCGGGCGCGGCTTCCTGACCGGGGCGTTCGCGGACGCGTCGGCGGAGCTGACGGCTGATGACTTCCGGCAGTACCAGCCCCGGTTCACGGGGGACAACGCGAAGACGAACGGGGCGCTGCTCACTCCCGTACGGGAGATCGCGGCGGCCCGCGGGGCCACGCCGGCGCAGATCGCCCTGGCATGGGTGCAGCAGCGGGCGGCGGTGCACGGCCTGACGGTCGTCCCGATCCCGGGCACCCGCAAGCCGTCCCGCCTGGCGGAGAACACGGGCGCGACCCGCATCACGCTGACGCCTGCGGAACTGGCCCTCCTGGAGCCCATCGCCGAGGGGGTCGCGGGCGACCGCTACCCCGACATGAGCCACACGTCGGCGGCCCGCGAGGTCTGACCGGGCGCGGCGGCGGCCATATCCAGCCTCGCCGGCGTTTGAGGCGTGGGGTCTGGGGCGGAGCCCCAGGGGGTCCGGGCGCAGCCCGGGGAACGGTGGAAGGGCGGGTAGGGGACAGCCCCGCAGGGTCAGGCCCCGGCCGTGAAGCGGTCCCGTAGCGCCCGGTACTCGGCGTCCGTGAGCAGCCCCGCGCTGTGCAGCTCGGCGAGGTGCTGGATCCGCTCCCCGGCCCGGGGCCTCGGCACGGCGGCGACCGGACTCCGCGCCCGCAGGGCGGCGAGCACGGAGGCCGCGAACGGCAGCGACTCGTGCACGGCCCCGTACCCCACCCCGAAGACGGCCGAGGCCAGGTCGTGGTCCGGCCGCGGATCACCGGCGCCCTCGCGGGGCAACAGCCGCAGGTGCCCGCCGGACCGTTCCGGGGAGTGCCAGACCAGCCCGGCCAGGTCGGCCAGCGCGTACCGCTGGTCGCCCGCCTTCCACTTGGTGCTGGTGGCCCCGGTGCGCGACCAGTGGAAGGTGACGGCGCCGCCGTCGAAGGCGAGCCGGGCGTCGTACGCCTTCAGCGTGGCCGGGGGCCCCGGGACGGAGACGAGGAACCGGTCGGCCGGCCCCTCCGGACCCAGCCGCTCGCGCAGGGCCTCGGTGAACGCCCCCGCGCGGCCGGCCCCGGCGCCACCACCCGGCAGCACCAGCCGGTACGGATCGCAGGCTTCTCTCAACTGCCCCGCCGCGGCGTCCATCAGCGGGTCCGCTCCCACCCGTACGCGGGCGTGCAGCACCAGTGTGTCCCGCCGTCCCGCGGTCAGGCCCACCCCGGCCAACGCCTCGACGGGGATCCGCCGTTCCCCCAGGGCGTGCCAGAGTCTTGGCGTTCGCATCCCCCGTGCGAAGCGGATGATGAGCGAGTTCGTGGTGCGGTCGAACTCCCAGACGGCATGGTTTCCGGCCAGTACGTCACCCATGCGGCACATCGTAAAGGGACGCACCCCCGTGCGTCCCCCTGCCGTGAGGTCCGATTTCGGGTCGGCCGAGCGGTCAGGGACCGTCCGTCCCGGATGTTCCGCGTCGGCACGTGTCGTCCCCGGCGGCGCACACCGTGGAACCGAACGCACCGGTTCCGATTTTGGCGAAGTTGTCCAGGGATTCCGTTCCTGGCTCGAAGTAGCCGGTGTGGCTCTTGGCGCCCGCCGCCGACAGGACCCGCGCGCCGAACTCCTCGGAGACCGGATCCGCGCCGTGGCCCAGGCCCCCGAACTCCAGGTGGGGCACGTCGGCGATCCAGTCACCGGCGTCCCGCATCGCCCACACCCGCGCCGAGGTGTCCAGCTCGGCGGCGTTCTCGGCGCGCATTCCGGGGCTGCCCGCCACCACGATGTCCGTGACCCGGGGCGGCAGCTCGTGGGCGGCCACGCCGCACACCACCGAACCGTAGCTGTGGCAGAACAGCGCCACGCTCGCCCGCCCGGGCAGCGCGGAGGTCAGCGAGCGCAGTCTGGCCGCGCCGTCCACGGCCAGTCGCCCGGTGGCCGCGTCCATGCCGACGCCGGTCGGGGCGGTGTAGCCGGCCCAGGCGATGACCGCGGTCCGGCTGCCCGGGGCGGCCGTGCGCTCGGCCGCGTACAGGGACTCCGCCATGCCGACGGGGGCGGTCAGCCGGCGCATCGTGCGCTCGAAGGTGAGCGCGTCGGTGTCCACGCCGGGGACGATCACCGATACGCGGCGGGCCTCGCCGAGGTCGCCGAAGACCTCGGCGACGAGGGCGCTGCCGGTGGGGTCGAAGACGAGGATCTGCCGGCCGGGCTCGGCGAGGGACGCGAAGCGGTGGGCGCGCCGGGCGGCGGTCGCGCGGTCGGAGGGGGCCAGCGTCCTGTCGTGCGCGCGGGCGTCCTCGATCCGCACGGCCTGCTTCAGCGCCATCCGGTTGGCCCGGTAGCGGACGCCGGGCGGCACGCCGTCGAGATTGCCGACCACCAGCGGGTGGCCCTCGGTGAGCCGGGCGCGCTGGGCGCCGTCGAGGCTCGCGAAGAAACGTGCCACCACGGGTGCCGGGGCATCCGCGGCGGGCAGGGCCCGGCCTTCGAAGCGCGCCGCGGCCCAGGAGGCGAGCGCGGCGTCGCGCGGGGACGCCTCGCTCGCGGGCCGGTAGACGGCCGTCCAGCCCGTGGTCGCGAGCATCAGGAAGACCACCGCCAGCGCGAGCAGGGCGCGCAGGGCGGCCGGGCGCGCGGGGGCGTCGGCGGAGGGGGTGTGGGCGGGGCCGGGCAGGTTCACTGCGCCCAGCGTAGGAGACCGTCGCGGGTGCCTGCGCGCCGGGTGACGGGAGTCACCGCCGACCGTGGGACGCCCCGTCGGCGGGTGCTCCCGTACGGGACCTGCGTGCGCGGGCGCCCCGACCCGTACGGGGTGTTCGTCCGGGTTCGTCCGGCCTGCGCCCGGCCGGGCGGGCCGG is a window encoding:
- a CDS encoding ketoacyl-ACP synthase III, translating into MSKIKPAKGSPYARILGVGGYRPIRVVPNEVILETIDSSDEWIRSRSGIATRHWASPQETVAVMSVEASGKALAAAGIAPEKIGAVIVSTVSHFKQTPAVATEIAHRIGAGKPAAFDISAGCAGFGYGLTLAKGLVVEGSAEYVLVIGVERLSDLTDLEDRATAFLFGDGAGAVVVGPSDEPAIGPTVWGSEGDKSETIKQTVPWDEYLGKDGGEKFPAITQEGQAVFRWAVFEMAKVAQQALDAAGITADDLDVFIPHQANMRIIDSMVKTLKLPEHVTVARDIETTGNTSAASIPLAMERLLATGAAKSGDTALVIGFGAGLVYAATVVTLP
- a CDS encoding CdaR family transcriptional regulator — protein: MPQPEREHSPAVHPAHPAPPHPHSATLRRLEKSSGRLAANAIARMDETLSWYRAMPPENRSWIGLVAQAGIAAFTEWFRHPETPQAISTDVFGTAPRELTRAITLRQTVEMVRTTIEVMETAIDEVAAPGDESILREALLVYAREIAFATAQVYAQAAEARGAWDARLESLVVNAVLSGEADEGALSRAAALGWNSPEHVCVVLGTAPEGDSELTVEAIRRAARHHKLQVLTGVLGDRLVVIAGGSDNPMQVAKSLIGPFAAGAVVAGPVVPDLLNATKSAQAAAAGLKACTAWQDAPRPVLADDLLPERAIASDPSAREQLVEEIYRPLEEAGSALLETLSVYLEQASSLEGAARMLFVHPNTVRYRLRRVTDVTGWSPSDVRSAFTLRIALILGRLADGDPQS
- a CDS encoding acyl carrier protein, which encodes MAFTQEEIVEGLAEIVNEIAGIPTEDVQLEKSFTDDLDVDSLSMVEVVVAAEERFEVKIPDEDVKGLKTVGDAASYILKHQA
- a CDS encoding pirin family protein — protein: MIDVRRGADRYEGADADVAAGGPATGITTRHAFSFGPHYDPDNLRFGPVMACNEESLAPGAGFDEHPHSHTEIVTWVAEGELTHRDATGAATLVRPGDLQHLAAASGTRHVERNDGPAPLRFVQMWLAPADPAGEPSYTLVRGIADGTPYAVPAAGAVLHVRRPGAGERVAVPAAGRVYLHVVRGDLRLDGAELGPGDSARISGEPELELIAGSPAEVLIWEFS
- a CDS encoding DUF4429 domain-containing protein, translating into MCRMGDVLAGNHAVWEFDRTTNSLIIRFARGMRTPRLWHALGERRIPVEALAGVGLTAGRRDTLVLHARVRVGADPLMDAAAGQLREACDPYRLVLPGGGAGAGRAGAFTEALRERLGPEGPADRFLVSVPGPPATLKAYDARLAFDGGAVTFHWSRTGATSTKWKAGDQRYALADLAGLVWHSPERSGGHLRLLPREGAGDPRPDHDLASAVFGVGYGAVHESLPFAASVLAALRARSPVAAVPRPRAGERIQHLAELHSAGLLTDAEYRALRDRFTAGA
- a CDS encoding ACP S-malonyltransferase; the encoded protein is MLVLVAPGQGAQTPGFLTPWLELPGAADRVAGWSDALGLDLAHYGTKADADEIRDTAVAQPLLVAAGLLAAAELTSKVGPGSFGAVAGHSVGEITAAAYAGVLSDKDALSFVRTRGLAMADAAAITATGMAAVLGGDPDVVVAHLEKLGLTPANVNGAGQIVAAGTMEQIAALEAEKPEGSLKVVALKVAGAFHTHHMAPAVAGLEQAAAALSPADPELTYVSNKDGQVVTTGADVVARLVGQVANPVRWDLCMETFAALGVTGIVELSPGGTLTGLAKRALKGVPSVALKTPDDLDKAAALVSEHAV
- the fabF gene encoding beta-ketoacyl-ACP synthase II, whose amino-acid sequence is MSPTNRTVVVTGIGATTPLGGDSASTWEGLLAGRSGVKPLEGERFAELPVRIAATAAVDPSEVLPRPLARKLDRSAQFAIIAAREAWADAGYTAPAGEDASIAPERLGTVIASGIGGVTTLLDQYDVLKEKGVRRVSPHTVPMLMPNGPSANVGLEVNARAGVHTPVSACASGAEAIGYAVEMIRTGRADVVVAGGTEAAIHPLPIAAFANMMAMSKNNENPTTASRPYDKARDGFVLGEGAGVVVLESAEHAAARGARVYCEVLGQGLSADSHHIAQPEPTGRGVSAALQNLLDNTGLDPAELVHVNAHATSTPQGDTAELKALRKVLGDDLDHIAISATKSMTGHLLGGAGGIETVATVLALYHRLAPPTINLDDIDDDIDADIVRDEPRKLPAEGPISAINNSFGFGGHNVSLAFRTV
- a CDS encoding serine hydrolase codes for the protein MESLQSLRIIENWPVPTAAAAVVHADGTVLGSHGPVDHRFPLASVTKPLAAYAALVAYEEGAIELDEPAGPEGSTVRHLLAHTSGLAFDEHRVTAPPGQRRLYSNAGFEELGDHIAKATGIPFAAYLAEAVFEPLGMESSSLEGSPAKDGVSTVSDLLRFAAELQQPRLLDVRTVAEATSVVHPGLKGVLPGYGHQTPNDWGLGLEIRDGKAPHWTGAGSSPRTFGHFGQAGTFLWVDPDARAACVALTDRPFGPWAVEAWPPFTDAVLAELRTR
- a CDS encoding aldo/keto reductase, translating into MTGNTAGIEQVELGGGGPLVGVQGLGCMGMSEFYGDTDEAAARRTLDAALEAGVTLFDTADVYGRGANEEFLAPFVAAHRDRITLATKFAIERTDDPLYRGVRNDRAYIRGAVEDSLRRLGTDVIDLYYMHRRDPAVPFAESVGAMAELVQEGKVRHLGLSEVTGAELREAHAVHPIAALQSEWSLFSRDVERSAVGAAAELGVAFVPYSPLGRGFLTGAFADASAELTADDFRQYQPRFTGDNAKTNGALLTPVREIAAARGATPAQIALAWVQQRAAVHGLTVVPIPGTRKPSRLAENTGATRITLTPAELALLEPIAEGVAGDRYPDMSHTSAAREV
- a CDS encoding alpha/beta hydrolase, yielding MLATTGWTAVYRPASEASPRDAALASWAAARFEGRALPAADAPAPVVARFFASLDGAQRARLTEGHPLVVGNLDGVPPGVRYRANRMALKQAVRIEDARAHDRTLAPSDRATAARRAHRFASLAEPGRQILVFDPTGSALVAEVFGDLGEARRVSVIVPGVDTDALTFERTMRRLTAPVGMAESLYAAERTAAPGSRTAVIAWAGYTAPTGVGMDAATGRLAVDGAARLRSLTSALPGRASVALFCHSYGSVVCGVAAHELPPRVTDIVVAGSPGMRAENAAELDTSARVWAMRDAGDWIADVPHLEFGGLGHGADPVSEEFGARVLSAAGAKSHTGYFEPGTESLDNFAKIGTGAFGSTVCAAGDDTCRRGTSGTDGP
- a CDS encoding MerR family transcriptional regulator, with amino-acid sequence MSLTQTPLQTQTRYTISEVEARTGLTQHTLRWYERIGLMPHVDRSHSGQRRFTDKDLDWLGFVGKLRTTGMSVADMVRYAELVREGPHTADDRRELLERTRDEVRTRIAELTDALAVLDYKIDTYAMCTAVAGAVAGEADRT
- a CDS encoding DUF3145 domain-containing protein, translated to MTTRGVLYVHSAPRALCPHVEWAVAGVLGVRVNLDWIRQPASPGTWRAEFSWQAEAGTASKLASALRGWHLLRFEVTAEPCPTAEGERYSSTPHLGIFHAVTGMHGDILIPEDRLRAALARSAHGETDLEAEIAKLLGKPWDDELEPFRYAGEGAPVRWLHQVV